One Psychrobacillus glaciei genomic region harbors:
- a CDS encoding VWA domain-containing protein, whose product MDLRIDQPLWLLLFVPILLYFSWTWKKDKKVFRREGKVVFFIRIVAVFCLVLGLTNPYLLLPIKEEQVLFLVDRSASVQGTDQQVAEWIEKSLTSRKDTQLVGVYTFAEDFQTEVALTKGEVNLPVFTPMRASGNTDIARALQLSTGIVEPNKATRIILFSDGLETSGSVADELMKIAGGNITIDVVQLERIASEDVAITSFETPPVAFEGEQQQLNVQLESTNDTKGELLLYQNDQIISREHVSLEKGTNSFTFRNSSTGEGLLKYEVQIIVPGDELIENNKLTSVTNVESSPKVLVVTQDGKHSNIPTVIDQAAIQTDVIDATALPFDLSNYLAYDAIVFDNVPGHEVGEQKMMVIEQAVKNFGVGFMMVGGENSFGLGGYFKTPIEKLLPVEMEIKGKHQLPTLGLVIVMDRSGSMSGSKFDYAKEAAARSVEMLREGDTLGFIAFDDRPWEIIEPAPLSNKEEALDTILSVGVGGGTEIYPGLALAYERLAPLKLQRKHVILLTDGQSYKNSDYQTLIEEGAKDNITISTVAVGQDADRALLESLAEMGAGTFYDVADESTIPAIMATETAMISRTYIEDNPFYPIIYGDPTWTSLFAEGVPQMNAYIATTPKQMASVIAESEKEDPVLAEWMYGLGRTIAFTSDSTGEWSGDFARWKNWGDFWNTAVSRLLPAYSEVPFTIQKANDGSYTVIDPSGKSSFIEVAAVNEKGVELPVTSEPIAPGKSRVTVESEPGLVFFRVSNEQDAVYQAGMSIPYSEEYKLQKPNTGKLELIASRTGGKMLKDASEAFRPIHLVSSEKQPIQQKLILTAILLFFIDITIRRFGFRRLLAPLYRTKKESLETVTATSNVEKLVKEKKKR is encoded by the coding sequence GTGGATTTACGAATTGACCAACCACTATGGCTTTTGTTATTTGTACCAATTCTTCTGTATTTTAGTTGGACATGGAAAAAAGATAAAAAGGTTTTTCGAAGAGAAGGAAAAGTAGTATTTTTTATTCGTATTGTTGCTGTTTTTTGTTTAGTTCTTGGATTAACGAATCCTTATCTTTTATTGCCAATTAAAGAAGAACAAGTCCTCTTTTTAGTGGATCGCTCTGCTTCTGTTCAAGGAACCGATCAACAAGTGGCAGAATGGATTGAAAAAAGCTTAACGTCAAGGAAAGACACACAACTAGTCGGAGTGTATACGTTTGCAGAAGACTTTCAAACCGAAGTAGCTTTAACAAAGGGAGAAGTAAATTTACCAGTTTTCACTCCAATGAGAGCTTCAGGCAATACAGACATAGCAAGAGCATTGCAACTCTCAACGGGGATTGTGGAGCCGAATAAGGCGACGAGGATCATCCTTTTTTCGGATGGATTAGAGACAAGTGGATCTGTTGCAGACGAGCTAATGAAAATTGCAGGTGGGAATATCACAATTGACGTCGTCCAATTGGAAAGAATTGCTTCCGAAGATGTTGCAATCACTTCATTCGAGACCCCTCCAGTTGCGTTTGAAGGGGAACAACAGCAGCTAAACGTTCAATTGGAATCTACCAACGATACAAAAGGTGAACTTCTTCTTTATCAAAATGATCAAATAATATCCCGTGAACACGTGTCGCTGGAAAAAGGTACAAATAGCTTTACATTTCGAAACTCCTCTACTGGAGAAGGGTTATTAAAGTATGAAGTACAAATAATTGTCCCAGGTGACGAATTAATTGAAAATAATAAGTTAACGAGCGTAACAAATGTAGAAAGCTCACCAAAAGTATTAGTAGTGACTCAAGATGGGAAGCATTCCAATATTCCGACGGTTATTGATCAAGCAGCAATTCAAACAGACGTCATTGACGCAACCGCACTCCCATTTGATTTATCTAATTATTTAGCGTATGACGCGATTGTTTTTGATAATGTTCCTGGCCATGAAGTTGGTGAACAAAAAATGATGGTCATCGAACAAGCGGTGAAAAATTTTGGCGTAGGATTTATGATGGTTGGAGGGGAAAATAGCTTTGGATTAGGAGGTTATTTTAAAACCCCTATTGAAAAGTTACTACCTGTTGAAATGGAGATTAAAGGAAAGCATCAGCTACCAACACTTGGTTTAGTAATAGTTATGGACCGTTCAGGAAGTATGAGCGGCTCTAAATTTGATTATGCAAAAGAAGCGGCAGCACGTTCAGTTGAAATGCTTCGAGAAGGAGATACGCTTGGATTTATTGCATTTGATGATCGTCCATGGGAAATTATTGAGCCAGCGCCTCTTTCCAATAAAGAAGAAGCATTGGATACTATATTATCAGTTGGTGTTGGAGGAGGAACGGAAATTTATCCCGGGCTTGCACTTGCATATGAGCGCTTAGCACCATTAAAGCTTCAGCGGAAGCATGTGATTTTATTGACGGATGGGCAGTCTTATAAAAATAGTGATTACCAAACATTAATAGAAGAAGGTGCTAAAGACAATATAACAATTTCAACTGTGGCAGTAGGTCAAGATGCGGATCGAGCACTACTGGAAAGCTTGGCGGAGATGGGAGCGGGGACCTTTTATGATGTCGCGGATGAATCAACTATTCCTGCTATTATGGCTACGGAGACTGCGATGATATCTCGCACATATATTGAAGATAATCCTTTCTATCCCATTATTTATGGTGATCCAACATGGACTAGCTTATTTGCTGAAGGGGTTCCACAGATGAATGCTTATATTGCAACAACTCCAAAACAAATGGCATCTGTAATAGCAGAAAGTGAGAAAGAAGATCCGGTACTCGCCGAATGGATGTATGGATTAGGAAGAACCATTGCTTTTACTTCAGATTCTACAGGGGAGTGGAGTGGTGACTTCGCAAGATGGAAAAATTGGGGCGATTTTTGGAACACGGCAGTTTCAAGACTTTTACCTGCGTATAGTGAAGTTCCTTTTACAATTCAAAAAGCTAACGACGGCAGTTATACAGTAATAGATCCTTCCGGAAAATCATCATTTATTGAAGTAGCAGCTGTGAATGAAAAAGGAGTAGAGTTACCTGTTACTTCCGAGCCGATTGCGCCTGGAAAATCCCGAGTGACGGTTGAAAGTGAACCGGGCTTAGTATTCTTCCGAGTTTCAAATGAACAAGATGCAGTGTATCAAGCTGGGATGTCGATTCCGTATAGTGAAGAGTATAAGTTGCAAAAGCCGAATACGGGTAAGTTAGAGTTGATTGCTAGTCGGACAGGTGGAAAAATGCTTAAAGATGCTTCGGAGGCATTCCGTCCAATTCATCTAGTAAGCTCCGAAAAGCAACCAATACAGCAAAAACTCATTTTAACTGCAATACTATTGTTTTTTATTGATATCACCATTAGAAGATTTGGTTTTAGACGACTACTTGCACCTTTGTATAGAACGAAGAAGGAATCGTTAGAAACTGTAACCGCAACAAGCAATGTTGAAAAGCTTGTTAAAGAGAAAAAGAAACGATAA